TGAAAGTCTTTTCCGGGAAAGGAAGGAAGGTGAACCGCTTGGAGCGAGTGGAAGAGAAAAAACGGCTTCCGCGGTTTTTCTTTGCTGTGCGTATCGAGAAACTCGAGACTCTTTTCGAGAAACACCATATCGACTTCTTCGTGATTGAAGCCTGGAGCAACCATCCCCACACGACAATCAAAGGACCATTCGTGTTTAGGCAGTTTGTCCCTATCTAATATTTGCGTCGGTGGCATCGGGATACGATCTCCATCAATAAAGGCGTAGAGCCAATCGCTGGTTGGACAACACACCGTGCCGAAGAAGTGATCAAATCCCCGATGAATCGGCGAATCAGGAATCGCACGCGAATAGTCGATACGGTTCACGGCATCCAATCCGACTTTTTCCTGGACTTCGCGGCTTGTTCCCCGAGGGGGTTCCTCTACGTTAATAACCGCGCCATTCTTATCCAAAAAGGACATGCCTATGTGCCATTTACCAAACAGCGCCGTTTCGTAACCTTGGTCGCGCAGCATGCCGGGAAGCGTTAAGCGATCTTCCGTGATCAAACCGGGACCACCCACACCCGTGAAAACACCAGGATAATTCAATCGAAACACCATCTGGCCGGTCATGATGCTGTAACGGGTTGGCGTGCAGACCGTGGATGGACTGTGTGCGTCCGTGAACCGCATGCCTTCCATCGCCAGGCGGTCGAGATTCTGTGTCCGCACTTTTGCCTCAGGGTTGTAACAACTCACGTCACCATAGCCGAGATCGTCAGCCAGAATTATGACGATGTTTGGCTTTGCCTCCACAGCACTGGCGAGAATTAGCACCATCAATAATCCCAGCAGTAAGCTACTTCCCAGTTGCAGGCTTTTTTCACTCCTAGGCTGGAACTTGTAGATAAGGTCATTTTCTAGCATAAATATCAGCTTTTTTAGAAATGCTACGGTTTGGTGATTAAAATCCCTTCGTTACTTTCGGGTTACTGTAATGTAAT
This genomic window from Verrucomicrobiota bacterium contains:
- a CDS encoding sulfatase-like hydrolase/transferase produces the protein MLENDLIYKFQPRSEKSLQLGSSLLLGLLMVLILASAVEAKPNIVIILADDLGYGDVSCYNPEAKVRTQNLDRLAMEGMRFTDAHSPSTVCTPTRYSIMTGQMVFRLNYPGVFTGVGGPGLITEDRLTLPGMLRDQGYETALFGKWHIGMSFLDKNGAVINVEEPPRGTSREVQEKVGLDAVNRIDYSRAIPDSPIHRGFDHFFGTVCCPTSDWLYAFIDGDRIPMPPTQILDRDKLPKHEWSFDCRVGMVAPGFNHEEVDMVFLEKSLEFLDTHSKEKPRKPFFLFHSLQAVHLPSFPGKDFQGKTTAGPHGDFIYQFDHIVGQLMNKLEDLGIAEDTLVIVTSDNGPEVGTVINMRSKYQHDGARPWRGVKRDNWEGGHRVPMIARWPGKVEAGSIADQTVCLTDIMATCAAIVDAKLPNDAAEDSFDILPVLLGEAKDEIRGFTLHQTISLDLAIRKGDWKYLDHKGSGGNSYDQAKLKPYALPDTAPNAPGQLYNLKRDPGETKNLYFEHPEIVRELKNKLEQSKKSGRSAPRRL